One part of the Dermacentor andersoni chromosome 2, qqDerAnde1_hic_scaffold, whole genome shotgun sequence genome encodes these proteins:
- the LOC129387793 gene encoding uncharacterized protein: MNRPENYHYMHHEMAYPHGFYDPGNRSRRGSRTLGMPSEFDVSSTVELAPSSAGGVAVSVKRSSLAWPFSPAGTPAALAVGHYEHGQPRREAWITSVFKGLRAVGTEGVAAVVSTVVLCFFTGLAIWLLSTAQDQWDDSGLDAVDDADAGLHLDFYGAPPSSPVAGVDEMLTSEWKITVGTRRPRSSKRALMSTTVLSDVALKSRVRRWTEDNAESRGSTVDGGGDDSDESKAPWTATTDVDAVTIASKPIRVRRRPLSKRHRSTQRSSAKRVKRSHRVRQREVRL; this comes from the exons ATGAACCGGCCCGAAAATTACCACTACATGCACCACGAGATGGCTTACCCACATGGCTTCTACGACCCCGGAAACCGTAGTCGTCGAGGCTCGCGGACCCTGGGCATGCCGAGCGAGTTCGACGTTAGCTCCACCGTCGAATTGGCGCCGTCGTCAGCCGGAGGCGTGGCGGTCAGCGTCAAACGCTCGTCGCTGGCATGGCCGTTTTCACCAGCCGGGACCCCTGCAGCACTAGCCGTAGGTCACTACGAACACGGCCAACCTCGGAGAGAGGCCTGGATTACGTCCGTCTTCAAAGGACTTCGGGCCGTGGGCACAGAGGGCGTGGCCGCTGTCGTCTCCACTGTGGTCCTGTGCTTCTTCACAGGGCTCGCGATATGGCTTTTGTCAACGGCTCAAGACCAATGGGACGACAGTGGTTTAGACGCGGTGGACGACGCAGATGCGGGCCTGCACTTGGATTTCTACGGTGCGCCACCTTCGTCGCCTGTTGCCGGGGTTGACGAGATGCTCACGAGTGAGTGGAAGATAACAGTAGGAACCAGACGACCGAGAAGCAGTAAGCGTGCTTTGATGTCAACAACGGTGCTCTCTGACGTGGCGCTGAAAAGCCGGGTGCGTCGCTGGACCGAAGATAACGCTGAAAGCCGCGGTAGTACTGTGGATGGCGGCGGCGATGACAGCGATGAATCGAAGGCGCCGTGGACCGCAACAACTGACGTCGACGCTGTGACTATTGCTTCCAAGCCTATCCGTGTCAGGCGACGACCGCTGTCCAAGAGGCATCGCTCGACGCAGCGCAGTTCGGCAAAACGCGTGAAGCGATCCCATCGG GTTCGCCAGCGTGAAGTTCGACTCTGA
- the LOC129387792 gene encoding uncharacterized protein, with the protein MNRDHSSALASSAAAFYFTAPCGFSEPLMSTGFDRVYSMPTIPPARDDLAPMNASRRSFRQAQRSTSDSLPPVPPPTPQLSARMAPEDCGDDDARNRRVPAPSPSATQLKRHTVGDEGIGGLAFVPVTLVLCAFVWLVASGALANQAGAVGQEPDGAREEAAEPAVVLHLENFGSAPPIKAGVGETVAEIRTRTTRTVGRRRTTTASGRATEYTMDDLGEDDLSRESSKAHKTEGPRKSEDADATDVLYFTPDAEPTQGFQGIPSAEAPVGSEAIRTAHPDGSTTRAKHDHSRKGSRRSKRRRFYPRRHIHRTAP; encoded by the exons ATGAACAGGGATCACTCGAGTGCGTTAGCCAGCAGCGCAGCGGCCTTCTACTTCACGGCCCCTTGCGGTTTTTCGGAACCGCTCATGTCGACTGGCTTCGACCGCGTTTACTCGATGCCCACTATTCCTCCAGCCCGCGATGACTTGGCGCCCATGAACGCTTCCCGCCGTTCCTTCAGGCAGGCGCAGCGCTCGACGTCGGACTCTTTGCCTCCGGTGCCCCCGCCGACGCCGCAGCTGTCCGCACGAATGGCGCCCGAAGACTGCGGAGACGACGACGCGCGGAACCGCCGAGTGCCCGCCCCATCGCCTAGCGCGACTCAGCTCAAGCGGCACACCGTCGGTGACGAGGGCATCGGTGGTCTGGCTTTCGTGCCCGTCACGCTGGTGCTGTGCGCCTTCGTCTGGCTCGTGGCGTCGGGCGCGCTGGCCAACCAAGCCGGCGCTGTGGGCCAGGAGCCGGACGGCGCCCGGGAAGAAGCAGCTGAGCCCGCCGTCGTGCTTCATCTGGAGAACTTCGGATCTGCGCCCCCCATCAAGGCGGGCGTCGGGGAAACCGTCGCGGAGATACGGACACGAACGACCAGGACGGTGGGGCGCCGGAGGACCACGACGGCATCGGGCCGGGCTACGGAGTATACGATGGACGATCTGGGAGAGGACGACCTGTCCCGGGAGAGTTCGAAAGCCCACAAGACCGAGGGGCCACGGAAGAGCGAGGACGCCGACGCCACCGACGTCCTATATTTTACGCCGGATGCGGAACCAACCCAGGGGTTCCAGGGGATCCCGTCAGCGGAAGCCCCTGTCGGGAGTGAGGCTATTCGTACAGCCCATCCCGATGGCTCGACGACACGCGCCAAGCATGACCATTCCAGGAAAGGGTCGCGCAGATCGAAGCGACGGCGCTTCTATCCAAGGCGACAT ATTCATCGAACAGCGCCTTGA